The following DNA comes from Bacteroidota bacterium.
CTGCCGGGGGAAACATCCACTGAGGTCACGGTTGTTGATTGTAAAGAATCATTTCCAAAAGTCAATCAACTGGATTTTTATATGGAAAGCAATGGGAATAAGGTTTATTTAAAGACCAAATACAATTTTTCGCTTGATGCCGGGCAAACTTTATTGATAATCATTTCGGATACGACGAAAGTTGTGAATCCGTTACTGGAATAACACATGGAAATAATTGTCAGAATTTGGTGAAAGCTCACTGTTGGTAATATTTTCAGGATGATTTGGATATGACCTTGTTGGAATGGAATTCAAAAATTACAAGTCAAATCATCTGTTATGTGTTTTTAATTGATTCTTTTCAGAAAAGAATATAAAAAGCACAAGGCAAATCATTGCAAATAGTAAACCAATTAGTTAACTTTGCAGAATAATGAGAAGGGTAGTTGCTTATAAAGAATATTTTGTAAAGTTTTACAGGCTACAAGACAGTAAAACCCAGGAAAAGATAGAATATGTACTGGATCTGATCCGATTTGAAAAACAGGTTCCCCTAAAGTTTTTCAAATATCTTGAGGATACAGATGGAATTTATGAAGTACGCGTTATAACAACTTTTAAAAGCATCAGGATCCTTTGTTTTTTTGACAAAGGCGATTTAGTTGTTCTGACAAATTGTTTTATAAAAAAGACTCAAAAAACACCCAGACAAGAAATTAAAATTGCCGAGTTGCTGAAAGCAGAATATTTGATTGAAAAGTATGGAGGAAAATAAATTGAAAAACGTAACCGATTTTGAAGATCTGCTGAAGGAAAAATATGGAGAAAAAGGGACTCCAAGTCGTGACAAATTTGATGCAGATTCCCTTGCATTTAGATTGGGGGTTATGCTAAGGGAGGCAAGGTTGGAAGCAAAGATTTCCCAATCACAACTGGCGGAAAGAACCGGCACAAAAAAAAGTTATATTTCCAGAATCGAAAATGGTCAAAGTGACATTCAGATTTCCACTTTCTATAAACTAATTGAAATTGGATTGGGAAAACATTTGAACATATCGATTGGATAAAAATACCCTCAATAAATTCTCACCATTCAAAGAATGGGTAGCCCAATAAAGGGGAATGATTTCGCTGTATAGAAAGATTATAATAATTCTGAT
Coding sequences within:
- a CDS encoding helix-turn-helix transcriptional regulator; amino-acid sequence: MEENKLKNVTDFEDLLKEKYGEKGTPSRDKFDADSLAFRLGVMLREARLEAKISQSQLAERTGTKKSYISRIENGQSDIQISTFYKLIEIGLGKHLNISIG
- a CDS encoding type II toxin-antitoxin system RelE/ParE family toxin yields the protein MRRVVAYKEYFVKFYRLQDSKTQEKIEYVLDLIRFEKQVPLKFFKYLEDTDGIYEVRVITTFKSIRILCFFDKGDLVVLTNCFIKKTQKTPRQEIKIAELLKAEYLIEKYGGK